The Silene latifolia isolate original U9 population chromosome X, ASM4854445v1, whole genome shotgun sequence genome contains the following window.
gttgttaaaataaaattgaaatataaattaaattaaattaaattttataattGGGCTTCTGTCTTTTTGGGTaagtcctatgctataggacggtcctatagaagAGTTGCCACAAATTGTTACATATGGCCATTTCATACCTAGGAGTCTAGAACTAGCCCAATAACAAGAAACCcaactaaattaattaataaacttATAGAAAcgaaattttattttgataacttaatataattaaatatatCATTATTCATCGTAAAATATTAAACTatcaaattaaaactaaaataaaaatataattaaatgtTAACATTGAGTTTAATTTTTTTCGATCAGTCATATACTAAGACGGTTCTATAGAAGAGTTATTTCGTTGCGCTTCTTGTTATTGGGCTAATTTTTCGTATAAGACGACAATTAGAACGTAAACAAGAGATTTCACATTACCTTCGAGCCCAAACCGCAAGCCCATCATCACCATGACTCTGATCAGCATAAAACCCACCGGCCCATCTCTCGGACTTCCTATACGGCGTCACCCAAACCTGATACTTTGTATAAGCAGCCCGTTTCTCGGGGTAATCATTATCGGCCAACAACGAATAACCCGATTGTCCGGTCACCAACCGGTACCCCACATAATTACCTACATTAGTCTTTTTATTAGGATTTACTACCATCAACTCGGATGGTTCCAATCCGAGGCGTATTCTGGCTTCGGCCTCCCTTTTTGCAATTTCCTGTTTTACCCTCCAGTAACTTTTCCTAGGGGTATGTAGTCCCTTGACTCGAGTCGACTCGAGCTTGGCTTGCATAAAGGAATTGGTGCCACCGTCGACGTCCAAGTCTAGGTAGTATGTCACGAAATGGTCGTGGTTAATTGCGATCGTGTTTTTAGCCACCATGGTACCGTAAATTTCTTCGTCGACTTGGTTAACTGATGTGTATGATGTTGCCTTCATTTCTAATACTCCTGTTAGACCAACCTATGCACATAATTTAAGGTCAGGGCTTATGTACTCTTTatgtctcaatcatttatttacgtttaattaaaataccccttacaaaaaatataaaaaagtaaacaaatgaataaaacagGAGAATTCACTTGCAGTATAAGGAGAGTACAATGTCATGTCGAACACGAAGTATTAATTTTATGGAAAAATTGACATAAAATGGCTTACCCCGACTGTAATTGAACCGGATTGTCGGAACcgtttcaatcatttgtttacgtttaattaaaataaactttacaaaaatataaaaaagtaaacaaatgaataaaacagAAGAAGAATTCACTTGCAGCATAAGGAGAGTACAATGTCATGTCGAACACGAAGTATTATTTTTATGGAAAAATTGACATAAAATCGCTTACCCCGACTGTAATTGAACCGGATTGTCGGAACTCCCAATCGAGAATGTAATCATAGTTTCCAACGGTAGCGACCAACCGGACTACCAATGTGACTTCTGGCTCCCCTCTTCGTATCTACATTGGTAAGACCTTAGTGAATTAAATTTACAATCATTCGACACAATTGCTCTTTTATATACCGTTGTAGAGCCAGGATTTGAGCTTAAGGGGATAGATGAATAATAATATAAGGTACATTCGAAAAAAAATCGTTAAATTTAACCCAAAACTTCGAAAATCTCAagaggggggagggggggggggggggtccccTCAGCTCGCCTCCCAGCTCCACCACTGTTTATATACACGTTTTACTATACCCTATACAGAAAGGGATAAACTGGAAATGTCGTATATGATTTAGTAAAATCCATATATGAAACAGCAACGCTCCACTTTaatgtactccctctgtcccaagTCCCAacgatttgtttacctttgattaaaataccccctCACAATAAATgtaaaaacgtaaacaaatgactgaaacGAAAACAGTATATTTTAAGGCGCTACGAAAATCGAAATACATACCACTCTTCCAGGAACACCAATTTCAGTGTGTTTCCAAGCAACATCACCAGAATACCTTTCAAAAATACAAATAGCTCTAGGAAGCAATTGAGGTTGTCCAAGAGCATCAACCAAATACCCATCCATAAACTCGGCATTTCCCGGACAATCGACGAGAGGCGCAAGCGTATCCGCTGATTTACCAAACCCGAATTCACCCAAATCCATAAACGTCCTATAATACCAATCCTCTGTAGGATCCATATATGGCACAAACGTCTCGGACACATGACCCCGGTACAAAACCCGTCTATCAATTTTCTCCTTCACATCATAAATCGAAGCTGTCGAAATAATTACCCCTGCTCTTGAATTAAATCCAACGTGGAATTTCCAATTACCCCATGTTACCATATTATTACGTATGGTTAATTTCGAATTTGTCACGTTAGGGAAAATTGGACCGGGTTTTAGACGTGACGGTTGAAATTCCGTACCTTGAGCCTtaggcaacggggtttggtaccggTCCATAAACCTCGCAACCTTTTGCGACTCGAGATCAAATAAAATCGATAAGCCGTTAATTGGCCTAGCGTAAATATTAGTCGTACCATTTCGATAAAAACACGTAATTTTAACAGCTCTTTTAGTGACGATTTCTCCGAACCAACCTATCGTTAAGGGCATGCATGAAATTTCTGATGCGTTAAGGCCTCGTCTTGAAATCGACTCCAAAAATTTCGGATATTTTTGTGTAAGAAGGCTTGCTTGGAGTAATTCTTCAAATGTTAGAGGTGGGTAACCGTGACCGTTATAAACACGGTCCGATACAATTAATTTTTTTATCAAATCGACCACGACTTCATACGTCTCACCACCACCTCGGACCACCACCTTAGCTAGACGGGGAAAAACCGATTTTGGTTTCCCCCTAGACGATAAAAACTCTAAAACATCGTCTTTATCTGGCTCGTCGAGATCAACAAAGTGATATGTCACATTTTTTAGAAATTTGATGTTTGATTTTTTAATTATAGCCCTAATTTCGTTAACTTCATTAGGGCTTAAAGGGTCTAAAGGATGTTGGAAAGTTTGAGTATGACAAcattttaatgcaacaaataACAAAATAAGAATTTTTCGGATGAAATTCATGTATAATTACGGAAAatatttcgaattaattttgatttGGAAATTAATTTAAGTTTTATGAGTAGATGTTTATGAAAAACGTTATGTTTTGGCCCTATAAATACAGTATATGTTATATCAGTTTTAatttaacacaatttatcttCCGTCTTAAAATTTAAGACAGATTATCCGTCTTAAAATTTAAGACGGGTACGATCAAGTAGTATGGATAAGACAAAAACAAAAAGCATTGGAAAAAGCGAAAGATTTGTCTTATATGTACAAGTGAGATGATTCTTGACCCGTTTTAATATTATGATATTAAGACGGAGAAGACtaactattttattttattagataGTCGTGTCTTGCTTTGAGGGCAAAGGTTAATATATGAGCATGCTGTAATTACAATATCGTGAATCGTGAACAGTCCATTTTTTCAGCTAAGTAACATGTGCTTAAGGTTTTATTATTAATCACTCATCTTTGTGACAAAGCAAAAATTAGGTGTAATGTATTATACTGTATGCAATTTGTAGGATGAGTATAAAGTATGTAAGAGATTTTGTGTagtaattaattgtatgtttgaTCCAAAAAGATTTGATTATGCATGATATATGAGACGTAAAGAAACTATGCAAATACAAGTAGGGATGACAATTATGAGTCAAATCGAACCGAAACCGAACCGATCCGAAGGAAAAAATCCGATCCAAACTCAATTCTTAATAACCCATACCCGATCCACTATTTAAAAACATATATCCAAATCCACTATTGGAAAACCAGAACTAAATCAAAACCCGATCCATTCGTACCCAAATCCGATCCAATCAAATATTTTTGAGAATTTAGGCTTTATTGTACTTGATATTTCAATTTTGTcatataaaatgaattttttatAAAGTCAAATCAAGTtttggatcgggtatggatttggaGTGGGTATGCTCTCGGAAAAAGTATAATGGATTGGgtatgtattttgaaattttggatATGGATCGGTGATCCACTAAGTTagtggatcgggtttggatcttGCAAAAATCGATCCAACCCgatccattgccatccctaaaTACAAGGCCTAATGTCAAAatattcacaaattctcattgaagatgtATATATTTCTCTTAACTTTAAGCGGGTTAAGTATTAGacataaaatattattatattatatccGTTTTAAAGAAGACCTATTACAAAATATTGTAGTCATTATTAACAAATACTCGTATTTCGTTCGCCATAAAGTCATAATCCTATATGTATCTTGACTATCTTTGATTAAAATGCACGTAAcaaaaaattgaacaatttgacTATGATAGAGGAGGCGTCATTTATACTCCGTTAGTAGATATGTGTATCTTTTGTGGGTAAACGGggtattttttatttatttttttgaggAACCCAAAAGGGTTTAATTAGATAAAATCAAATAAATAGAAGCGATATCCACAATGTTTTGTGGGAGATCATCGACCCACACTCTCCTACCTTGGTTTCATGGGGTAGCTCATATTGGATTGTCTACTAACAAAAGAGAAATTGATAACATCAAAGAAATTACAATTAGCTTTGTTTCATGGGGTAGCATGAGCTTGACGCGGGATATGTGTATCTCACAAAGAAGACCTTTCACACGATTAATAATCGAAGCAAGTATTAGGAGATTGGGCATATACTAGGCCCGGCTACCATTAGGGTTAGCCAAATTAGGGTTAATCTCCATTAAGATGAGAGTATTATAAATACCCTCACCATAATCATGTAAGTCACAATTCAATAATACAATTCCTTTATGCAATCTCCCCCTctataattgttccgggtgtaattccagagcagatatttgttaccactcgtagctcgtagaatgatgtctttgctcgaATCCTCCTAGCGGTCTCCTGaaaggatgaacaaactgagggctcggctttggccgagcgtactcactccgacgctcaagtcagttaacttagagaggtaaattgttgttacttggctaagagtataatgtagagagataaggaagatattaccagatgaatagtggttattaggttaatttgtggatcctttcctcaatgaaggttgaggagtatttatagactttcaccttttgtcacgtagtggccaagtggctagcgggtggaaagaccgttctaccctcggccgatggacctatggcaggccgtagagggtcttggatatgagcacgcggatatgtgcccctacTGGTCCGGTTAcgtggccgagacccaggtgacaggccgatggattgcatcggctagactgtctaaatctttgaccttgctcaatatgttgacctggtcagcggtgcagaatatgccccatcaatttgcccccagcgtagtctatgccgtggtatgggctccgatgtatgttgagcgtatattctgcgtaagtatttttgcaaaatttacGTATCGGCTTCTTCCGAtgcatcggcgtggttcttgttaggccgtaccatatcccccctccacatggatgcgtaaagggtatccgatgtggaaaaagaatgtgacgccggccgagaccagggcCGAGAGTGCttaggttgtttttgattgccccgtgccgtgcttcctagcttg
Protein-coding sequences here:
- the LOC141620983 gene encoding primary amine oxidase 1, which gives rise to MNFIRKILILLFVALKCCHTQTFQHPLDPLSPNEVNEIRAIIKKSNIKFLKNVTYHFVDLDEPDKDDVLEFLSSRGKPKSVFPRLAKVVVRGGGETYEVVVDLIKKLIVSDRVYNGHGYPPLTFEELLQASLLTQKYPKFLESISRRGLNASEISCMPLTIGWFGEIVTKRAVKITCFYRNGTTNIYARPINGLSILFDLESQKVARFMDRYQTPLPKAQGTEFQPSRLKPGPIFPNVTNSKLTIRNNMVTWGNWKFHVGFNSRAGVIISTASIYDVKEKIDRRVLYRGHVSETFVPYMDPTEDWYYRTFMDLGEFGFGKSADTLAPLVDCPGNAEFMDGYLVDALGQPQLLPRAICIFERYSGDVAWKHTEIGVPGRVIRRGEPEVTLVVRLVATVGNYDYILDWEFRQSGSITVGVGLTGVLEMKATSYTSVNQVDEEIYGTMVAKNTIAINHDHFVTYYLDLDVDGGTNSFMQAKLESTRVKGLHTPRKSYWRVKQEIAKREAEARIRLGLEPSELMVVNPNKKTNVGNYVGYRLVTGQSGYSLLADNDYPEKRAAYTKYQVWVTPYRKSERWAGGFYADQSHGDDGLAVWARRNRKIENEDIVVWYTMGFHHVPCQEDFPIMSTLHNSFELRPTNFFDKNQIAYKS